Proteins from a genomic interval of Zingiber officinale cultivar Zhangliang chromosome 1B, Zo_v1.1, whole genome shotgun sequence:
- the LOC122025310 gene encoding beta-glucosidase 31-like → MNLFSLKQAPKEMLRAYIKRFNQIAMDVPSATPEILVEGAAAEGGRTPCIWDTFAHEGRIEDKRTGDIAADQYHKYKEDVKLIHDMGLDAYRFSISWSRVIPNGRGPVNPEGVQYYNNLINEFKKYGIEPHVTLLHFDLPQSLEDEYSGLLSPKIVEDFTAYADVCFREFGDRVKYWITVNEPNIEPILGHDLGIFPPNHCSSSLASSLGLNCSKGNSSVEPYVAGHNLLLSHASAVSLYRKKYQPNQGGYIGITLLGIWFEPATRLPDDIAAVNRALDFLIGW, encoded by the exons ATGAATCTATTCTCACTCAAGCAGGCGCCCAAGGAGATGTTGAGGGCCTACATTAAGCGATTTAATCAAATCGCCATGgatgtcccctcggccactccaGAGATTTTG GTGGAAGGGGCTGCTGCAGAGGGAGGAAGAACTCCCTGCATCTGGGACACCTTTGCACACGAAG GGAGAATAGAGGACAAAAGAACTGGAGACATAGCAGCTGATCAGTATCACAAGTACAAG GAAGATGTGAAGTTGATACATGACATGGGCCTGGATGCCTACAGATTCTCTATCTCCTGGAGCAGAGTCATTCCTA ATGGTAGAGGGCCAGTTAATCCAGAAGGGGTGCAGTATTATAATAACTTGATCAATGAATTCAAGAAATATG GAATTGAACCTCATGTCACTCTTCTTCACTTTGACCTCCCCCAATCTTTGGAAGATGAATATTCTGGACTCTTGAGCCCAAAGATTGT AGAGGACTTCACTGCTTATGCTGATGTGTGCTTTAGAGAGTTTGGGGATAGAGTGAAATACTGGATCACTGTCAATGAGCCAAACATTGAACCCATCCTTGGCCATGATCTAGGAATATTTCCACCAAATCACTGCTCTTCCTCCTTGGCCTCTTCCCTTGGCCTCAATTGCAGCAAAGGGAATTCATCTGTTGAACCATATGTAGCTGGTCATAACCTTTTGCTTTCCCATGCATCAGCAGTCTCCCTATACAGAAAGAAATATCAG CCAAATCAAGGGGGATATATTGGAATTACCTTACTAGGGATCTGGTTTGAGCCAGCTACAAGATTACCAGATGATATAGCAGCAGTTAATAGAGCACTCGATTTTCTAATAGGCTGGTGA
- the LOC122025397 gene encoding uncharacterized protein LOC122025397 has product MAPSEGRRSNVCIWLISCLFFLVLLAGGGFLVLYITLPETEDAIWFPIAGIILVAIPWVFWTITCIYQSIKVRNGGEKQPAAKASALNSPVAAAAHDSPVNSPGGERKVRFGNATVTGERAGKTPEGEKADNGGSNARSDGESSLNSHESEAPLAFSTSSAA; this is encoded by the coding sequence ATGGCGCCCAGCGAGGGGAGGCGCAGCAACGTCTGCATCTGGCTCATCTCCTGCCTCTTCTTCCTCGTCCTCCTCGCCGGCGGAGGCTTCCTCGTCCTGTACATCACCTTGCCGGAAACAGAGGACGCGATTTGGTTCCCCATCGCAGGGATCATCCTGGTGGCCATTCCATGGGTCTTTTGGACCATAACGTGCATTTACCAATCCATCAAGGTGAGAAACGGAGGAGAGAAGCAGCCGGCGGCTAAAGCTTCAGCGCTTAATTCCCCGGTGGCGGCCGCCGCCCATGACTCGCCGGTCAATTCCCCAGGCGGCGAGAGAAAAGTGCGGTTCGGCAATGCGACCGTCACAGGTGAGAGGGCCGGGAAGACACCGGAGGGCGAGAAGGCCGATAACGGAGGCTCGAATGCCAGGAGCGACGGTGAATCGTCGCTCAACTCGCACGAAAGCGAAGCGCCGCTGGCTTTCTCGACGTCATCAGCCGCGTGA